A window of the Listeria swaminathanii genome harbors these coding sequences:
- the cobU gene encoding bifunctional adenosylcobinamide kinase/adenosylcobinamide-phosphate guanylyltransferase — translation MSEMMLVTGGARSGKSSFAETEAAKYSRVLYVATGIAYENDTEFQARIKKHQATRPANWDTFESFQGIAAYLDQHSNNYDVIMLDCVTMLVTNLFFTLLGERELTNEIADEVEAGIQAEVSAILEAGKESQAKLIFVTNEIGLGVVPENKLTRVFRDIIGRINQQIATQVEEVYFVVSGIPKRWK, via the coding sequence ATGAGTGAAATGATGCTTGTAACTGGCGGAGCGAGAAGTGGCAAGAGTAGCTTTGCTGAAACAGAGGCGGCCAAGTATAGTCGTGTTTTATATGTAGCGACTGGGATTGCGTATGAGAATGATACGGAGTTTCAAGCTAGAATCAAAAAACATCAGGCCACTCGTCCAGCGAATTGGGATACCTTCGAGAGTTTTCAAGGAATTGCAGCATATTTGGATCAACATTCGAACAACTATGATGTGATAATGCTTGATTGCGTGACGATGCTAGTAACTAATTTGTTTTTCACATTGCTAGGCGAGCGCGAGTTGACCAATGAGATTGCCGATGAAGTCGAGGCGGGAATTCAGGCCGAGGTTAGCGCGATTTTGGAGGCTGGGAAAGAGTCTCAAGCCAAACTCATTTTTGTTACGAATGAAATTGGGCTTGGGGTGGTACCTGAAAATAAGCTAACACGCGTTTTTAGAGATATTATCGGCCGGATAAATCAGCAAATTGCCACGCAAGTAGAAGAAGTTTATTTTGTCGTAAGTGGCATTCCAAAAAGGTGGAAGTAA
- a CDS encoding CPCC family cysteine-rich protein, with product MDKERCACCNCLTIDVRGEFEICPICFWEDDGYFVFTEEEIYSHHQKTSSVEDLLNIPSGANHGLTLLEARQNFKEFGACELAMKKYVREATADEL from the coding sequence ATGGATAAAGAAAGATGTGCTTGTTGTAACTGTTTAACGATTGATGTTAGAGGTGAGTTTGAGATTTGTCCTATATGCTTTTGGGAGGATGACGGTTATTTTGTCTTTACTGAGGAGGAGATTTACTCACATCATCAAAAAACTTCCTCGGTAGAAGATTTACTAAATATCCCTTCTGGTGCTAATCATGGTTTAACTTTATTAGAAGCTCGGCAAAATTTTAAAGAGTTTGGTGCTTGTGAACTTGCGATGAAGAAGTATGTAAGGGAAGCAACCGCAGATGAATTATAA
- a CDS encoding ATP-dependent Clp protease proteolytic subunit — MAENKNNENITNILTQKLIDTRTVLIYGEINQELAEDVSKQLLLLESISNDPITIFINSQGGHVEAGDTIHDMIKFIKPTVKVVGTGWVASAGITIYLAAEKENRFSLPNTRYMIHQPAGGVQGQSTEIEIEAKEIIRMRERINRLIAEATGQSYEQISKDTDRNFWLSVNEAKDYGIVNEIIENRDGLK; from the coding sequence ATGGCAGAGAATAAAAATAATGAAAATATCACAAACATCCTTACCCAAAAATTGATTGATACACGCACGGTTTTAATTTACGGGGAAATCAATCAGGAGCTAGCCGAGGACGTTTCTAAGCAACTGTTATTATTAGAATCAATCAGTAACGATCCAATCACCATCTTTATTAATAGCCAAGGCGGACATGTTGAAGCTGGCGATACGATTCATGATATGATTAAATTCATTAAACCAACTGTTAAAGTCGTTGGTACTGGTTGGGTTGCAAGTGCTGGTATTACGATTTACTTAGCCGCTGAAAAAGAAAATCGCTTTAGCCTTCCAAATACGCGCTACATGATTCACCAACCAGCTGGCGGCGTACAAGGTCAAAGTACCGAAATCGAAATTGAAGCAAAAGAAATCATCCGGATGCGCGAAAGAATCAACCGCTTAATCGCCGAAGCAACCGGGCAATCTTACGAACAAATTTCAAAAGATACCGACCGCAACTTCTGGCTTTCTGTTAATGAAGCGAAAGATTACGGCATCGTCAATGAAATCATCGAAAACCGCGATGGCTTAAAATAA
- a CDS encoding BMC domain-containing protein codes for MKMDTLGFLELNSISKGIEAVDTMLKAANSELIYAKASCPGKYYILIAGTVDSVAQSIEAGTKIGAANIVGNLVIPRVSDQVIKAINKTEVPDEMNAVGVMEYYSCSGSIIAADAAVKAADVQLLDIRLATGIAGKSFVVLTGDTAACEAAVEAGLAAAKEEALLINKVVIPRPRKEVFESLIY; via the coding sequence ATGAAAATGGATACATTAGGATTTCTCGAATTAAATAGTATTTCGAAAGGCATCGAAGCGGTCGATACGATGCTAAAAGCGGCCAATTCAGAATTGATTTATGCAAAAGCCAGCTGTCCAGGAAAGTATTATATTTTAATTGCTGGAACAGTGGATTCAGTGGCACAATCAATTGAAGCTGGTACGAAGATTGGTGCGGCCAATATCGTTGGTAACTTAGTGATTCCACGTGTGTCTGACCAAGTGATTAAAGCGATTAATAAAACCGAAGTACCGGATGAAATGAACGCGGTTGGAGTTATGGAATATTATTCTTGCTCTGGTTCGATTATTGCTGCAGATGCCGCAGTAAAAGCAGCCGATGTGCAGTTACTGGATATTCGTTTGGCGACTGGGATTGCTGGTAAATCGTTCGTTGTGTTAACAGGTGATACAGCAGCATGTGAGGCGGCGGTAGAAGCTGGACTTGCAGCAGCCAAAGAAGAAGCACTTTTAATTAATAAAGTAGTTATTCCAAGACCGCGAAAAGAAGTTTTTGAGAGTTTAATCTACTAA
- a CDS encoding MerR family transcriptional regulator yields the protein MYIKNFATKTGLSIDTLRYYEEEKLLIPARNEKNYRVYTEEDYCWVQLLLKIKQTGMSITNIKTFAGLQKQGDDSLPERIAILNNHMENLYEQQKNLAETISFVGKKVDGYREKL from the coding sequence ATGTATATTAAAAATTTTGCCACTAAAACGGGGCTTTCGATTGATACGCTTCGATATTATGAGGAAGAAAAATTATTAATACCTGCTAGGAACGAAAAAAATTATCGCGTTTATACGGAAGAAGATTATTGTTGGGTGCAGCTGTTGCTTAAAATAAAGCAAACCGGCATGTCGATAACGAACATTAAAACTTTTGCGGGGTTACAAAAGCAAGGTGATGACTCACTTCCAGAACGAATTGCAATTTTAAATAATCATATGGAAAATTTGTATGAACAACAGAAAAATTTAGCAGAAACGATTTCTTTTGTTGGAAAAAAAGTGGACGGGTACCGAGAGAAACTTTAA
- a CDS encoding GNAT family N-acetyltransferase, whose protein sequence is MKITLQKPTTADFPFIEWLWGDLATTEVLGGPFSFPEETRMDWLKSKSQASNAYFIIKKDAESVGEVSFRDFEKGTAHLNIKVAACFRGQRIAQKALQLFLEFFQNDCGGTVMLDEVRRKNEAGIAFLVKAGFEIIEEKELTVVLKWVASARKEDLDG, encoded by the coding sequence ATGAAAATTACACTACAAAAACCTACTACAGCAGATTTTCCTTTCATCGAATGGTTATGGGGAGATTTGGCAACGACGGAAGTGCTTGGTGGACCATTTTCTTTTCCAGAAGAAACGCGAATGGACTGGCTGAAGTCAAAATCACAGGCAAGCAATGCTTATTTTATTATTAAAAAAGATGCGGAATCAGTTGGAGAAGTGAGCTTTCGTGATTTTGAAAAAGGAACTGCTCATCTAAATATTAAAGTGGCTGCATGTTTTCGAGGTCAGCGGATCGCTCAAAAAGCTTTGCAATTATTCTTGGAGTTTTTTCAAAATGATTGTGGTGGAACGGTTATGTTAGATGAGGTAAGACGGAAAAATGAAGCGGGAATTGCTTTTCTTGTAAAAGCTGGTTTTGAAATAATAGAAGAAAAAGAACTGACAGTGGTGCTTAAGTGGGTTGCTTCAGCGAGAAAAGAGGACTTGGATGGATAA
- a CDS encoding VOC family protein, protein MFNQAKRISTFFTFNGNGEEAFNFYLDTFPDAKKVGLTYFTKPEQGGDIGKVLNATFEIKGASFMIMDMTNNASPAFSWATTTLYFADTESEFDTLFEKLAKEGTVMMGPEAVEALRKVAWVTDKYGITWQLAFV, encoded by the coding sequence ATGTTTAATCAAGCGAAACGAATCTCCACATTTTTCACATTTAACGGAAACGGCGAGGAAGCGTTTAATTTTTATTTAGATACTTTCCCCGATGCAAAAAAAGTCGGCCTAACCTACTTCACAAAACCAGAACAAGGTGGCGATATTGGCAAGGTGCTCAATGCTACTTTTGAAATAAAAGGAGCATCGTTCATGATTATGGACATGACAAATAATGCTTCACCAGCCTTTAGTTGGGCGACAACAACCCTTTATTTTGCAGATACAGAAAGCGAGTTCGACACCCTTTTTGAAAAACTGGCTAAAGAAGGTACGGTTATGATGGGCCCAGAAGCAGTAGAAGCCCTTCGAAAAGTGGCTTGGGTTACGGATAAATATGGCATCACTTGGCAATTAGCATTCGTATAA
- the eutS gene encoding ethanolamine utilization microcompartment protein EutS, translating to MGFDDNKERVIQEYVPGKQVTLAHLIANPNRDIYTKLGLEDGATAIGILTITPSEASIIASDIATKSGDVQIGFIDRFSGSVVLTGDVSSVESALQQVVFSLNEILDFSIPKITRS from the coding sequence ATGGGTTTTGATGATAATAAAGAACGTGTAATACAAGAATATGTACCAGGTAAACAGGTGACGCTTGCGCATTTAATCGCCAATCCGAACCGTGATATTTATACAAAATTAGGATTAGAAGATGGCGCGACGGCGATTGGGATTTTAACAATCACACCAAGTGAAGCTTCGATTATTGCAAGTGATATTGCGACAAAATCAGGCGATGTTCAAATTGGTTTTATTGATCGTTTCAGTGGTTCGGTTGTACTTACTGGCGATGTTTCTTCGGTTGAATCCGCTTTGCAACAAGTAGTTTTTTCATTAAACGAAATTTTGGACTTCTCGATTCCAAAAATTACTAGGAGCTGA
- a CDS encoding precorrin-2 dehydrogenase/sirohydrochlorin ferrochelatase family protein, with translation MKYPIMLDVTGKKVVIIGGGKVALRKIAGLLDAGADILVVGLAVLPEIKALDVQVAEEAYRAAHLESAFMIFICTDNLEVNQLVLRDRAPGQLVNDTTNQANSDFFNMATVTKNELTIGISTGGGNPGYAKKVKREVNKLVANLETEEIANRNKKDKTC, from the coding sequence ATGAAATATCCGATAATGCTTGATGTTACTGGGAAAAAGGTTGTCATAATTGGAGGCGGGAAAGTGGCGCTTCGGAAAATTGCGGGTTTGCTGGATGCGGGTGCGGATATTTTGGTTGTCGGGCTTGCTGTTTTACCAGAGATTAAGGCGCTTGATGTGCAAGTGGCGGAAGAAGCATATCGCGCGGCGCATCTGGAATCGGCATTTATGATATTTATTTGCACAGATAATCTGGAAGTAAATCAACTCGTTTTACGCGACCGGGCGCCGGGGCAACTCGTGAATGATACAACCAACCAAGCTAATTCTGATTTTTTCAATATGGCAACGGTGACGAAAAACGAGCTGACGATTGGAATCTCAACGGGCGGGGGAAACCCGGGATACGCGAAGAAAGTGAAGCGCGAGGTTAACAAGTTGGTAGCCAATTTAGAAACAGAAGAAATCGCGAATCGTAATAAAAAAGATAAAACCTGCTAA
- a CDS encoding immunity 26/phosphotriesterase HocA family protein, with translation MINNEIREVVGLHQILEEDQKLTVDNAIVIIRENVLIKLILDQADFYKEIDFDIELTDNNELIGRKNAKPKALTLKAILKAKTKELRLKINKVSHRIELKLGVRHFENLYFEQGMVFTKENVQEKITAVFGSEWLSTLAKTKRAVKTRQTIQQGAIFSYPIGNEYGFALVIGCFQTFRKQKIMPQDSSHYLNLMMGVPLVIRTFNYTSEQNTVDVQFLKQQELLNPEFIMDDLVLRGDFPIIGESVLEESDILFPMSFSFNGASTTYAGYQATGASDREIIKNHKEEITVRFDWGFGSKTMLAKQYLKRSTGKELFLPYSGLGMTPVAGYSKKLVSPKSIFSEEELKQIYAVLDINGEMSFDDFNEKYNGITAQNILSI, from the coding sequence ATGATTAATAATGAAATAAGAGAAGTAGTTGGCTTACATCAAATCCTTGAAGAGGACCAAAAATTGACAGTGGACAATGCAATAGTCATCATCAGAGAAAATGTACTGATAAAATTGATACTAGATCAAGCAGATTTTTATAAAGAAATTGATTTTGATATCGAACTTACTGACAACAATGAACTGATTGGACGAAAAAATGCAAAACCGAAAGCATTGACACTTAAAGCAATATTAAAAGCGAAAACAAAAGAATTAAGATTAAAAATAAATAAAGTCAGTCACCGAATAGAGCTTAAACTAGGTGTTCGGCATTTTGAAAACCTCTACTTCGAGCAAGGTATGGTTTTCACTAAAGAAAATGTCCAAGAAAAAATTACTGCGGTTTTTGGAAGTGAGTGGTTGAGCACATTAGCCAAAACAAAACGCGCAGTGAAAACGAGACAAACGATTCAGCAAGGCGCCATTTTTTCTTATCCGATAGGAAATGAGTATGGTTTTGCGCTTGTGATTGGTTGTTTTCAGACGTTTAGGAAGCAAAAGATAATGCCTCAAGATAGCTCGCATTACCTCAATTTAATGATGGGAGTTCCGCTTGTGATTCGTACTTTTAATTATACAAGCGAACAAAATACAGTGGATGTCCAATTTTTGAAACAGCAGGAGCTCTTAAATCCGGAATTTATCATGGATGACTTAGTGTTGCGTGGGGATTTTCCGATTATTGGAGAATCTGTTCTAGAAGAATCCGATATTCTTTTTCCAATGAGTTTTTCTTTTAATGGAGCGTCTACAACATATGCAGGTTATCAAGCTACAGGTGCATCCGATAGAGAGATTATTAAAAATCATAAAGAGGAAATTACTGTTAGATTTGATTGGGGATTTGGAAGTAAAACGATGCTCGCGAAGCAATACTTGAAGAGAAGCACTGGAAAAGAGCTATTTCTCCCTTATTCTGGATTAGGAATGACGCCCGTTGCCGGATACTCGAAAAAACTAGTTTCCCCTAAATCCATATTTTCAGAAGAGGAACTAAAGCAAATATATGCAGTTTTAGATATAAACGGGGAAATGTCGTTTGATGATTTTAATGAAAAATATAATGGGATTACTGCTCAAAATATTTTATCGATTTGA
- a CDS encoding alpha-L-fucosidase produces MPQVRDLSVIDVPGGCILTSCDISAGFGEKAHDGLMVAPEVTARLTLRVALLEMIASGAEVVSVSDVVGAEMEPTGRRIIAGLKDELAKADLSHIELNGSTEENMPVTQTSVGVLVTGFATKAALKLVNVHEAAVLFAFGKPIVGAEVLQKMAELPDYRLVKKLVADSAVLEVVPVGSKGMAYEAHILARLNDAVFIANDAFSEAIMNKTAGPASVILAAVKMNDVTAFEREFLGAKRIGELRGNEEWT; encoded by the coding sequence ATGCCTCAAGTGAGGGATTTATCTGTAATTGATGTGCCTGGTGGTTGTATTTTGACGAGCTGTGATATAAGTGCTGGATTCGGCGAGAAAGCGCATGATGGCTTAATGGTTGCTCCGGAAGTGACAGCTCGTTTGACTTTAAGAGTGGCTTTGCTTGAAATGATTGCATCAGGGGCTGAAGTGGTATCTGTTAGTGATGTTGTCGGCGCAGAAATGGAGCCGACTGGCAGACGTATCATTGCAGGGTTAAAGGACGAACTGGCCAAGGCTGATTTAAGTCACATTGAGTTAAATGGAAGTACAGAAGAAAATATGCCTGTAACACAAACCAGTGTAGGCGTTCTTGTAACTGGTTTTGCGACTAAAGCTGCACTAAAGTTAGTAAATGTGCATGAAGCTGCGGTCTTATTTGCGTTTGGTAAACCGATTGTCGGCGCAGAAGTCCTGCAAAAAATGGCGGAATTGCCAGATTATCGTTTGGTGAAAAAGTTAGTTGCAGATAGCGCGGTACTGGAAGTAGTACCTGTTGGCTCAAAAGGAATGGCTTACGAGGCTCATATTTTAGCGCGACTAAATGACGCCGTTTTTATTGCGAACGATGCTTTTAGTGAAGCGATAATGAATAAAACTGCGGGGCCAGCATCTGTTATTTTGGCCGCGGTTAAAATGAATGATGTAACAGCATTTGAGCGAGAGTTTCTAGGTGCTAAACGTATTGGGGAGTTGCGCGGGAATGAGGAATGGACATGA
- a CDS encoding amino acid ABC transporter ATP-binding/permease protein — protein MSEWAIIRWLLKFVKPLRGKMILAILLGIISNLSVIMISLIGAYGILAVILQQPLNPYKWLLVMVGCGVVRGLARYAEQYLNHDIAFRLLAIIRERIFATLRKLGPARLSGKKSGDLITAITTDVEALEVFFAHTISPVFIAVGTTIATVGFLATYDIGLALILLLGQILVGVVLPMISYSRNKKIGTAYQKEFVGLNQAVMENIASLQDIFQFKLAEERLAKLTGRGEKLNEQYQKRLRQGSELQILGEWVLIGTATLILVLGSFWQLPLETVLIGTVLSLSSFGSVLSLNALGTALLTTFASGKRLYALTEEKPVVTFGGQLELTDFESAELDKVCFSHDGKQPILRDLSLELPKGKWLGIGGESGSGKSTLVKLLMRYWDPDGQVRLNNQALPEITESSLHQMEGVMEQSTFLFEDTLGNNIRLGKKEATLEEVKEAARKAALDKWIETLPEGYETIIGGQSRNLSDGERQRIGLARLFLHDAPLLLLDEPTSNLDYINEQAILNTLRSEIQDKTVLVISHRRTTLALAEEQWFLENGVLQRIVE, from the coding sequence ATGTCAGAGTGGGCGATTATTCGTTGGTTGTTGAAATTTGTTAAACCGTTAAGAGGAAAGATGATTCTCGCAATTTTACTTGGAATTATAAGTAATTTATCGGTTATTATGATTTCTTTGATTGGAGCATATGGAATTCTTGCGGTTATTTTGCAGCAGCCGCTAAATCCGTATAAATGGCTTCTTGTGATGGTTGGGTGCGGTGTTGTACGTGGGCTGGCGCGCTATGCGGAACAGTATTTAAACCATGATATCGCTTTTCGTTTGCTTGCGATTATTCGTGAACGTATTTTTGCGACTTTGCGAAAATTAGGGCCGGCTCGTTTATCTGGGAAAAAAAGTGGTGATTTAATTACGGCGATTACAACCGATGTTGAAGCATTGGAAGTGTTTTTCGCGCATACGATTTCACCAGTTTTCATTGCAGTGGGCACGACAATTGCGACGGTTGGCTTTTTAGCAACGTATGATATTGGTTTAGCGTTGATTCTGTTATTAGGTCAAATTTTAGTGGGCGTGGTTTTACCGATGATTAGTTACAGTCGCAATAAAAAAATCGGAACGGCTTACCAGAAAGAATTTGTTGGACTCAATCAAGCTGTGATGGAAAATATTGCAAGCTTACAAGACATTTTTCAGTTTAAATTGGCTGAAGAACGTTTGGCGAAACTAACTGGCCGCGGTGAGAAACTGAACGAACAGTATCAAAAACGGTTACGCCAAGGAAGCGAATTGCAAATTTTGGGGGAATGGGTACTAATCGGGACAGCGACGCTCATTTTAGTGTTAGGTAGTTTTTGGCAATTACCGCTTGAAACAGTATTGATTGGGACCGTGCTTAGTCTGAGTTCGTTTGGTTCTGTTTTGTCATTAAATGCTTTAGGAACGGCTTTGTTGACTACTTTTGCGAGTGGGAAACGACTGTATGCTTTAACAGAAGAAAAACCAGTTGTCACTTTTGGTGGTCAACTAGAATTGACTGATTTTGAGAGTGCAGAGCTGGATAAAGTTTGTTTTAGTCATGACGGGAAACAGCCAATTTTGAGGGACCTTTCGCTTGAGTTGCCTAAGGGGAAATGGCTGGGTATTGGCGGAGAAAGTGGTAGCGGGAAAAGTACGTTGGTGAAACTGCTGATGCGTTACTGGGATCCGGATGGTCAAGTGAGATTAAATAATCAGGCGCTTCCTGAAATTACAGAGTCGTCGCTTCACCAAATGGAAGGCGTGATGGAGCAAAGTACCTTTTTATTCGAGGATACGCTCGGAAATAATATTCGCTTAGGGAAAAAAGAGGCGACTTTGGAAGAAGTGAAAGAAGCAGCGCGAAAAGCGGCACTGGATAAATGGATTGAAACTTTGCCAGAAGGATATGAAACAATTATTGGCGGACAATCGCGAAATTTATCGGATGGTGAACGTCAGCGAATTGGCTTAGCGAGACTATTTCTTCACGATGCTCCGTTATTATTGCTAGACGAACCAACTAGTAATTTGGATTATATTAACGAACAAGCGATTCTCAACACGCTACGTTCAGAGATTCAGGATAAAACGGTGCTCGTAATTTCCCACCGAAGAACGACGCTAGCTTTGGCAGAAGAGCAGTGGTTTTTGGAAAATGGTGTATTGCAACGGATAGTAGAATAA
- a CDS encoding EutP/PduV family microcompartment system protein — MKKMMVMGSVGCGKTTLCQKLHGYDILYKKTQAVEYFQEMIDTPGEFVQHRQLYSALTVTAADASVIAILQSVSEKKQTFSPMFASIFAKPVIGIVTKVDLAESDKDIERAERELRMAGAKNIFYISSVDETGIEELRAYLED; from the coding sequence TTGAAGAAAATGATGGTAATGGGCTCGGTCGGTTGTGGTAAAACAACGCTGTGCCAAAAATTGCATGGTTACGATATTTTATATAAGAAAACACAAGCTGTGGAGTACTTTCAAGAGATGATTGATACTCCCGGCGAATTTGTACAACATAGACAACTTTACAGTGCGCTCACAGTGACGGCAGCAGATGCGTCTGTGATTGCGATTTTACAAAGTGTTTCGGAGAAGAAGCAGACGTTTTCACCAATGTTTGCCAGTATTTTTGCTAAACCGGTTATTGGGATTGTGACAAAAGTGGATTTAGCAGAATCGGACAAAGACATTGAACGAGCTGAGCGGGAGTTACGCATGGCTGGAGCGAAGAATATTTTTTATATTTCTTCGGTGGATGAAACAGGAATTGAAGAACTTCGAGCATATTTGGAAGATTAA
- a CDS encoding 4Fe-4S dicluster domain-containing protein produces MSQMSILEKIKDAGVVGCGGAGFPTHAKFSGEVEYLIINAAECEPLLKTDHFVMRNHAVETIKAIEMVKSQVGAEFAVIATKRYYTAEIAALRAAITELDASVTIHEMDNVYPTGDEQVMVFEVTGRVVPPSGIPLMVGCIVSNVSTMWNVFHAIEDEAPVVRKQLTVTGAVGEPKLLDVPVGTPFEVCLAAAGGTNLAEYLFLDGGPMMGKLNDQSTIAEKVVTKTTSGLIVTEDTGYLHKLHYQTVEQIFNETKSACIQCSLCSDLCPRQQLGHDIHPHKVMRHFAVAEDISDIKPDPIWEEAMICCECGICEVIACPMGLSPRQVNIHVKKELLKQGVRYQTDKKEFTPDPMREYKSIAPKNILIKMGLQQYADVHLEKMHYLEVDEVFIPTKMHIGAPSIPVVSEGDIVKKGDLIAKIPDTALGANIHASIDGQIIRITEEQVHIKKVMS; encoded by the coding sequence TTGAGCCAAATGTCCATTTTAGAAAAGATTAAAGATGCTGGCGTTGTTGGTTGTGGGGGAGCGGGCTTTCCGACCCATGCCAAATTTAGCGGCGAAGTGGAATATTTAATTATTAACGCAGCGGAATGTGAACCGCTACTAAAAACCGATCATTTTGTTATGAGAAACCATGCAGTAGAAACGATTAAAGCGATTGAAATGGTTAAAAGCCAAGTAGGTGCAGAATTTGCCGTTATTGCAACAAAACGTTATTACACAGCGGAAATTGCGGCATTACGCGCAGCAATCACGGAACTAGATGCAAGCGTAACAATTCATGAGATGGATAATGTATATCCGACGGGTGACGAGCAAGTTATGGTATTTGAAGTAACTGGGCGTGTTGTACCACCAAGCGGAATTCCTCTAATGGTGGGCTGTATCGTATCGAATGTTTCAACAATGTGGAATGTCTTTCACGCGATTGAAGATGAGGCGCCAGTTGTCCGCAAACAACTGACGGTTACTGGTGCAGTTGGGGAGCCAAAACTATTAGATGTACCAGTTGGAACGCCATTCGAAGTCTGTTTAGCAGCAGCGGGCGGAACTAATTTAGCAGAGTATTTATTTTTAGATGGTGGACCAATGATGGGTAAACTAAATGACCAATCAACTATTGCTGAAAAAGTAGTTACAAAAACAACATCAGGCCTAATCGTTACAGAAGATACTGGCTATTTGCACAAGTTGCATTATCAAACAGTCGAACAAATTTTTAATGAAACAAAATCGGCTTGTATTCAGTGTTCGCTTTGTTCAGATTTGTGCCCAAGACAGCAATTAGGACATGACATTCATCCGCATAAAGTCATGCGTCATTTTGCGGTTGCGGAAGATATTTCGGATATTAAACCGGACCCAATTTGGGAAGAAGCGATGATTTGTTGTGAATGTGGGATTTGTGAAGTAATCGCTTGTCCGATGGGGCTTTCACCGCGCCAAGTAAACATTCACGTGAAAAAAGAACTTTTAAAACAAGGTGTGCGCTACCAAACGGATAAGAAAGAATTTACACCAGATCCGATGCGCGAATATAAATCAATTGCACCCAAAAACATTTTAATCAAAATGGGCTTGCAGCAATATGCGGACGTTCATTTAGAAAAAATGCATTATTTAGAAGTGGATGAAGTATTTATTCCGACGAAAATGCATATTGGTGCGCCGTCCATTCCTGTTGTAAGTGAAGGCGATATCGTGAAAAAAGGGGACTTAATTGCGAAGATTCCTGATACGGCTCTTGGGGCAAATATCCATGCGAGCATTGACGGTCAAATTATCCGTATAACCGAAGAACAAGTTCATATTAAGAAGGTGATGTCATGA
- a CDS encoding putative quinol monooxygenase, whose amino-acid sequence MYLKENAHYLYCTAVIQTTGKVSYEQLVEHLERLRAKTVTEEGCVLFEIVPLGKALGRFALWEIWQNQAAFYYHHEQDYTKNFFAAEFDTIEFFESSQKVDL is encoded by the coding sequence ATGTATTTAAAAGAAAACGCCCATTATTTATATTGTACGGCAGTTATTCAAACTACTGGAAAAGTTTCTTATGAACAGCTGGTTGAACATTTGGAAAGGTTACGCGCTAAAACAGTGACAGAGGAAGGCTGTGTTCTATTCGAAATTGTCCCTTTAGGAAAAGCATTAGGTAGATTTGCTTTATGGGAAATTTGGCAAAATCAAGCAGCATTTTATTACCATCATGAACAGGACTACACGAAAAATTTCTTTGCCGCAGAATTCGATACCATTGAATTTTTCGAAAGCTCGCAGAAAGTAGATTTATAA